From the genome of Gemmatimonadaceae bacterium:
AGCATCCGCAGCCTGGGTGACCTCGTGCGGCAGACGGAGAACCAGATCCTCCAGGTCAAGAACTTCGGCAAGAAGTCGCTCCAGGAAATCGCCGACCTCCTCGAGCGGGAAGGCCTCAATTTCGGCATGCGCTACGAAGATGGTGGCGATGGCGTCCGCATCATCGACTGGGGCACGGCCCCCAGCCGCGCGGCCGCCAATGCGCCTGACGACGAAGAGGAGCAATAGACCATGCGCCACCGCAAAGCGGGACGGCAGCTCCGGCGCACGAGCGAGCAGAAGCTCGCCCTGATGCGCGGGCTCGCCTCGTCCCTGTTCGAGCACGGAGCGATCGAGACCACCGAGGCCAAGGCCAAGGAACTCCGACCGTTCGTGGAGAAGCTCATCACCAAGGCGAAGTCCGGCACGCTTCACGCGCGTCGCCTCGCCGGCAGGCACATTCACAAGCGCGAGACCGCCGACAAGCTCTTCCAGGAGATCGGCCCCAGGTTCCTCAAGCGGGCCGGTGGCTACACGCGCATCCTCAAGACCGGGCACCGCAAAGGTGACGGCGCCGAGATGGCCCGCATCGAGCTGGTGGAAAGCTGATATGCCGATCAATCGCAGCCGCTGCTACTCGTGCGACAAGGGCGTCGCCTACGGCAACAACGTGTCTCACGCCAACAACAAGGTCCGCCGCACCTGGAAGCCGAACCTCCAGGTGGTGCGCGTGCAGGTTGACGGCGGCAAGATCGTGAAGGTCAAGGTCTGCACCCGCTGCCTGGCCGCCGGCAAGGTCCGGCGGGCACCAAGAGCCGCCCGCGTCGCATAACGAGGCGCGTCGACGATGCAGGGGAGCGCGCTGAGCGCTCCCCTTTTCGTTGCCCCCACCATGTCGTGACGACTGCCCTCATCACCGGCGTGACCGGCCAGGACGGCCGGTATCTCGCAGACGCGCTGGTCACGCGCGGCTATCGGGTGGTCGGTGTGGCACGCCGTGTTCCCCGCGATCCGCTTCCGCCGCAGGTCGACCTGCGGTCCATGGACGTCAGCGATGAGCAAGCCCTGACCGCGCTGCTGCAGGAGGCGCGCCCCGACGAGATCTATCACCTGGCCGCCGAGACGTCGGTCGAGCGCTCGTGGGACGATCCCGCGTCGGCGCGCGCGAGTGCACAGGCGGGCGTCACCGGATTGCTCGAACAGGCGCGATGCTGGGCACCGGCGAGCCGCATCTTCGTTGCCACATCGAGCGAGATCTTCAGCGGCGCGACCGAAACGCCGCAAGACGAGCAGACGCCGCTGGCGCCGGGCAGCCCCTACGGGGAGGGCAAGGCCGCGGTGCTGGCGGCGGTTCGTCGTGCGCGGGCCGAGTTCGGTCAGCACGTGAGCGCCGGGATTCTCTACACCCACGAGAGCCCACGGCGACCGCCGAGGTTCCTGGCGCGCAAGGTCACCCAGGCCGTCGCCAGCATCGCGGCCGGGCGTGCGCGCGAGCTGCGACTCGGAAACCTCGAGGCGCGCCGCGACTGGGGCTTTGCGGGGGACTATGTGGATGCCATGTGGCGCATGTTGCAGGCGCCCTCGCCCGACGACTACGTGATCGGTACCGGGGTGACGCGACGGGTGGTCGAGTTGTGCGACGTCGCCTTCGGGCGTGTGGGGCTGGACTATCGGGAGTACGTGGTGTCTGATCCGACGCTCTTCCGGCCGGTGGACTCGGCGACGCTCGTCGCCAACCCGGCGCGGGCGCGTCGGCAGTTGGGCTGGGCGGCGACGACGAGTTTCGAGGACATGATCGGCGCCATGGTGGACGCGGACCTCCGCGGGGGGGCGGAGCTCGGTAGTACCTGAAGTCCACTTGCCAGCTTGCGGATTGTCCCTGTCCCTGGGGCCACTGCAAAGAGAACCTCGAAGAACCGACGACCACCGGGCGGCAACACCGTCGGGCAGTGAAGGTGGCACTCCGGTGCTATTTTTCGAGGCTCTTTCGGAAGGCTGAGTGCTGGCGCACACAGCGCCCGTACTCGTGAACCGCCCTTCGCCCGCCTGTCCACGCATGCCTCGTCGCGCTGACCTGCACCGCATCCTCGTCATCGGCTCCGGCCCCATCGTCATCGGGCAGGCCGCGGAGTTCGACTACTCGGGCACCCAGGCGGCCAGGGCGCTCAAGGAGGACGGGTACGAGGTCATCCTGGTGAACTCGAACCCGGCGACGATCATGACGGATCCCGAGATCGCGCACCGCACCTACGTGGAGCCGGTGACGCCGGAGTTCGTCGAGCTGGTCATCGAGAAGGAGCGCCCCGATGCGCTGTTGCCCACGATGGGCGGGCAGACCGCACTCAACGTGGCGATGAAGCTGTCCGAGCGCGGCGTGCTGGCGAAGTACGGGGTCGAGCTGATCGGGGCGAAGGCGCGCGCGATCAAGATGGCGGAGGATCGCCAGGAGTTCGGCGATGCGATGCTGCGCATCGGGCTCAAGTGCCCGGAGGGGAAGATCGCGACGACCTGGGAGGAGGCGCTCGAGATCGCGGAGTTTACGGGGTATCCGGCGATCATCCGGCCGGCGTTCACCCTCGGCGGCAGCGGTGGCGGGATCGCGTACAATCGCGAGGAGTACGAGACGATCGTGCGCGGCGGGCTCGCGGCGTCGCCGGTGTCGCAGGTGCTCATCGAGCGCTCGTTGCTGGGCTGGAAGGAGTTCGAGCTGGAGGTGATGCGCGATTACGCCGACAACGTGGTCATCGTCTGCTCGATCGAGAACATCGACCCGATGGGCGTGCACACCGGCGACTCCATCACCGTGGCGCCGGCGATGACGCTCACCGATCGCGAGTATCAGGTGATGCGGGATGCCGCGTGTGCCGTGATCCGCGAGATCGGCGTCGAAGCCGGTGGGTGCAACATCCAGTTTGCCGTCAATCCGTCCAACGGGGAGATGGTCGTGATCGAGATGAACCCCAGGGTTTCGCGCTCGTCTGCGCTGGCCTCGAAGGCGACGGGGTTCCCGATCGCGAAGATCGGCACCAAGCTCGCCGTGGGGTATCGGCTCGACGAGATCCCCAACGACATCACGAAGACGACGCCAGCCTCGTTCGAGCCGGTCCTCGACTACGTGGTGGTGAAGTGCCCGCGGTTCGCCTTCGAGAAGTTTGCCAACGTGAGCCCACAGCTCACCACGCAGATGAAGTCCGTCGGAGAATCGATGGCGATCGGCCGCACGTTCAAGGAGGCGTTCCAGAAGGGGCTCCGCGCGCTCGAGACCGGTCGGACGGGCTGGACGGTGGGGGCGCGCCCCCAGGACGACCGGCTGCCTGACGAGTCGCTGGTGGCGCTCCGGGCCGCGCTGCGACAACCGACGCCGGAGCGGATCTTCCAGATCAAGCGTGCGCTGCTGGCGGGCATGACCATCGCCGAGATCCACGAACTGTCGGCGGTGGACCCGTGGTTCCTGCAGCAGATGCAGGAGCTGATCGAGGCCGAGTCGTGGTACGCCGGCCTGTCGGCAGTCTCGGCGGATGAGGTTCGCGAGATGAAGCGCCTGGGCTTCTCCGATCGACAGCTTGGCGCGCTGCGCAGCGAGAGCGAAGACGAGGTGCGTGCGCGCCGATGGGCGCTCGGGGTACGTCCGTCGTACAAGATGGTCGATACCTGCGCCGGCGAGTTCCCGTCGGAGACGCCCTACCTCTATTCGTCGTACGACGGAGAGAGCGAAGCGCCGCGCACAGGTCGTCGTTCGGTGATCATCCTCGGCTCGGGCCCAAACCGGATCGGGCAGGGCGTCGAGTTCGACTACATGTGCGTGCGCGCGGTCATGGCGCTCAGGGAACAGGGCATCGAGGCGATCATGATCAACTCGAATCCGGAGACCGTTTCCACCGACTACGACACCTCGGACAAGTTGTATTTCGAGCCGCTGACGCTCGAGGACGTGCTCGAGATCGTGCAGCGCGAGCAGCCCATCGGCGTGATCGTGCAGCTCGGCGGCCAGACGCCGCTCAAGCTCACGCGCGGGCTGGCGGCGGCCGGCGTTCCCATCCTGGGCACTCCGCCCGACGCGATCGACGTTGCCGAGGATCGCCAGCGCTTCGATGCCATCGCGAGGCAACTCGGCATTCAGCAGCCGGC
Proteins encoded in this window:
- a CDS encoding 50S ribosomal protein L28, which encodes MPINRSRCYSCDKGVAYGNNVSHANNKVRRTWKPNLQVVRVQVDGGKIVKVKVCTRCLAAGKVRRAPRAARVA
- a CDS encoding GDP-mannose 4,6-dehydratase — its product is MTTALITGVTGQDGRYLADALVTRGYRVVGVARRVPRDPLPPQVDLRSMDVSDEQALTALLQEARPDEIYHLAAETSVERSWDDPASARASAQAGVTGLLEQARCWAPASRIFVATSSEIFSGATETPQDEQTPLAPGSPYGEGKAAVLAAVRRARAEFGQHVSAGILYTHESPRRPPRFLARKVTQAVASIAAGRARELRLGNLEARRDWGFAGDYVDAMWRMLQAPSPDDYVIGTGVTRRVVELCDVAFGRVGLDYREYVVSDPTLFRPVDSATLVANPARARRQLGWAATTSFEDMIGAMVDADLRGGAELGST
- the carB gene encoding carbamoyl-phosphate synthase large subunit, with translation MPRRADLHRILVIGSGPIVIGQAAEFDYSGTQAARALKEDGYEVILVNSNPATIMTDPEIAHRTYVEPVTPEFVELVIEKERPDALLPTMGGQTALNVAMKLSERGVLAKYGVELIGAKARAIKMAEDRQEFGDAMLRIGLKCPEGKIATTWEEALEIAEFTGYPAIIRPAFTLGGSGGGIAYNREEYETIVRGGLAASPVSQVLIERSLLGWKEFELEVMRDYADNVVIVCSIENIDPMGVHTGDSITVAPAMTLTDREYQVMRDAACAVIREIGVEAGGCNIQFAVNPSNGEMVVIEMNPRVSRSSALASKATGFPIAKIGTKLAVGYRLDEIPNDITKTTPASFEPVLDYVVVKCPRFAFEKFANVSPQLTTQMKSVGESMAIGRTFKEAFQKGLRALETGRTGWTVGARPQDDRLPDESLVALRAALRQPTPERIFQIKRALLAGMTIAEIHELSAVDPWFLQQMQELIEAESWYAGLSAVSADEVREMKRLGFSDRQLGALRSESEDEVRARRWALGVRPSYKMVDTCAGEFPSETPYLYSSYDGESEAPRTGRRSVIILGSGPNRIGQGVEFDYMCVRAVMALREQGIEAIMINSNPETVSTDYDTSDKLYFEPLTLEDVLEIVQREQPIGVIVQLGGQTPLKLTRGLAAAGVPILGTPPDAIDVAEDRQRFDAIARQLGIQQPANGTATSVDEAARIAGAIGYPVLVRPSYVLGGRAMQIVYDDASMRDYFETAARVSEDRPVLIDRFLEDAYEADVDAISDGSSVVIGGVMQHIEDAGIHSGDSACVLPPYLIRDAQIDAMKVHTIALAKALGVVGLINVQFAVKDGVVYVLEVNPRGSRTIPFVSKAIGVPLASVATRCMIGQTLAEIGFTQEVVPPYVSVKEAVFPFTKFPAFDPILGPEMRSTGEVMGIADSFGSAYAKAQLAADNALPRAGAIFVTVNDHDKPAVTPIARRFHEMGFVLYSTDGTARYLKGLGVPTRTVRKLHEGRPNGVDLMLNGEVGLLINTPLGKHAQADDYRLRQTAIAQKVSYTTTLSAAAAACDAILALRSRTPTVRSLQEWHEVLAMETGVGS
- the rplQ gene encoding 50S ribosomal protein L17; this encodes MRHRKAGRQLRRTSEQKLALMRGLASSLFEHGAIETTEAKAKELRPFVEKLITKAKSGTLHARRLAGRHIHKRETADKLFQEIGPRFLKRAGGYTRILKTGHRKGDGAEMARIELVES